A window of the Gossypium hirsutum isolate 1008001.06 chromosome A03, Gossypium_hirsutum_v2.1, whole genome shotgun sequence genome harbors these coding sequences:
- the LOC107887836 gene encoding uncharacterized protein: protein MCWMELNERIIIGPELIQETEEMVKRIQGRLKAAFDRQNSNADLKRRDIEYFVGDKVFLKVSHWKKILMFGRKGKLSRRFIGPYGFVERIEPVAYRLAVPLELQKIHNVFHVYILRRYRSDHSHVISTKDIEIRPDLSYEE from the coding sequence ATGTGTTGGATGGAACTGAATGAAAGGATAATAATTGGGCCGGAGTTAATTCAAGAAACAGAGGAGATGGTTAAAAGGATTCAAGGAAGATTGAAGGCAGCCTTTGACAGACAAAATTCAAACGCTGATTTGAAACGTCGAGACATTGAATACTTTGTCGGTGATAAGGTGTTTCTTAAGGTGTCGCATTGGAAAAAAATCTTGATGTTTGGTCGGAAAGGAAAATTGAGCCGTcgttttattgggccatatgGGTTCGTGGAAAGAATTGAACCAGTTGCTTATCGGTTAGCTGTACCTTTGGAACTACAgaaaatccataatgtttttcatgtttataTCCTACGAAGATATAGATCGGATCATTCCCATGTCATTTCTACTAAAGATATAGAAATTCGACCTGATTTATCTTATGAAGAATAA